In Oreochromis niloticus isolate F11D_XX linkage group LG18, O_niloticus_UMD_NMBU, whole genome shotgun sequence, one genomic interval encodes:
- the LOC112842976 gene encoding calphotin-like, with protein HSPAVQPPLQSVHSPAVQPPLQSVHSPAVQPPVQSVQPAPVQSPPVVQPAPVQSLPVVQSPVAQSPPVVQSAPVQSPPVVQSPVVQSPPVVQSPVAQSPPVVQSPVAQPPPVVQSPVAQSPPVAQSPPVVQSPVAQSPPAVQSPVAQSPPVVQSPVAQSPPVVQSPVAQSPPVVQSPVAQSPPVVQSFPVPQSRPLQSFPVPQSRPLQSFPVPQSPVLQPIQSVAQPSVVQSLIHHPVQFPDLQPQHPEPAPRLVLRLPRRRPSHVLDVAAVFLAAAHRPCSVAAAAVFLAAAHQTCSTCPVAAAVFLAAAHQIDSSITAGHVAARDSSITAGHVAAHRNCFSSATGHVAAHLTCLCLDSVPPSWTPSSRPGLVFLSFGHQFKLRPLVVGSFHHLHSDEVLR; from the exons cactcgcctgctgttcagcctccactccagtcagttcactcgcctgctgttcagcctccactccagtcagttcactcgcctgctgttcagcctccagtccagtcagtccagccTGCTCCAGTCCAGTCTCCTCCTGTCGTCCAGCCTGCTCCAGTCCAGTCTCTTCCTGTCGTCCAGTCTCCTGTAGCCCAGTCTCCTCCTGTCGTCCAGTCTGCTCCAGTCCAGTCTCCTCCTGTCGTCCAGTCTCCTGTAGTCCAGTCTCCTCCTGTCGTCCAGTCTCCTGTAGCCCAGTCTCCTCCTGTCGTCCAGTCTCCTGTAGCCCAGCCTCCTCCTGTCGTCCAGTCTCCTGTAGCCCAGTCTCCTCCTGTCGCCCAGTCTCCTCCTGTCGTCCAGTCTCCTGTAGCCCAGTCTCCTCCTGCCGTCCAGTCTCCTGTAGCCCAGTCTCCTCCTGTCGTCCAGTCTcctgtagctcagtctcctcctgtcgTCCAGTCTcctgtagctcagtctcctcctgtcgTCCAGTCTcctgtagctcagtctcctcctgtcgTCCAGTCTTTTCCTGTTCCCCAGTCGCGTCCTCTCCAGTCTTTTCCTGTTCCCCAGTCGCGTCCTCTCCAGTCTTTTCCTGTTCCCCAGTCGCCCGTCCTCCAGCCTATCCAGTCCGTCGCCCAGCCTTCTGTAGTCCAGTCACTCATTCACCATCCTGTTCAGTTCCCGGACCTGCAGCCACAGCAtccagagccagct cctcgcctggtcctgcgGCTGCCACGCCGTCGCCCAAGCCATGTTCTGGACGTcgccgccgtcttcctcgcggccgcccaccggcCCTGCTCAGTGGcggccgccgccgtcttcctcgcAGCCGCCCACCAGACctgctca ACCTGCCCAgtggccgccgccgtcttcctcgcggccgcccaccagATCGACTCCAGCATCACCGCCGGCCACGTGGCCGCCcgtgactccagcatcaccgCCGGCCACGTGGCCGCCCACCGGAACTGTTTCAGCTCAGCCACTGGCCACGTGGCCGCCCACCTGACCTGTCTTTGCCTGGACTCCgtccctccgtcctggacccccTCCTCCCGCCCTGGTCTGGTTTTCCTTTCTTTCGGCCATCAG TTCAAACTCCGACCGCTAGTTGTTGGCAGTTTTCACCACCTTCACTCTGACGAGGTCTTGCGATAA